One window of the Lysobacter sp. S4-A87 genome contains the following:
- the phhA gene encoding phenylalanine 4-monooxygenase, translating into MNAISPNRVEHQLTDKGYVPVYTTSVVEQPWASYSQADHDVWATLFKRQREVLVGRASDEFLRTQHAMGMTPDRIPKFDDLNRMLRKATGWELVGVEGLLPELTFFDHLANRRFPVTWWIRKPEQLDYLAEPDLFHDLFGHVPLLMNPVFADYMQAYGRGGVKAHGLGADALVNLTRLYWYTVEFGLIRQPDGLRIYGSGIVSSKGESIHCLESASPNRIGFDLERIMRTRYRIDTFQKTYFVIDSYEQLMEATTPDFTPIYARLAQQESIPAGTVLTTDTVFNRGTGEGWATDGDV; encoded by the coding sequence ATGAACGCAATCTCCCCCAACCGCGTCGAACACCAGCTCACCGACAAGGGCTATGTGCCGGTGTACACGACGTCGGTGGTCGAGCAGCCGTGGGCGAGCTACAGCCAGGCCGACCACGATGTCTGGGCGACCCTGTTCAAGCGCCAGCGCGAAGTCCTCGTCGGCCGCGCCAGCGACGAGTTCCTGCGCACCCAGCACGCCATGGGCATGACGCCCGACCGCATCCCGAAGTTCGACGACCTCAACCGCATGCTGCGCAAGGCGACCGGCTGGGAGCTGGTCGGCGTCGAGGGCCTGTTGCCGGAGCTGACGTTCTTCGATCACCTGGCCAACCGTCGCTTCCCGGTGACCTGGTGGATCCGCAAGCCCGAGCAGCTGGACTACCTGGCCGAGCCGGACCTGTTCCACGACCTGTTCGGCCATGTGCCGCTGCTGATGAACCCGGTCTTCGCCGACTACATGCAGGCCTATGGCCGCGGCGGCGTGAAGGCGCATGGCCTGGGTGCCGACGCGCTGGTCAACCTGACCCGCCTGTACTGGTACACGGTCGAGTTCGGCCTGATCCGCCAGCCCGACGGGCTGCGCATCTACGGCAGCGGCATCGTCTCGTCCAAGGGCGAGTCGATCCATTGCCTGGAAAGCGCGTCGCCGAACCGCATCGGCTTCGACCTGGAGCGGATCATGCGTACCCGCTACCGCATCGACACCTTCCAGAAGACCTACTTCGTCATCGACAGCTACGAGCAGCTGATGGAAGCAACCACGCCGGACTTCACGCCGATCTATGCACGACTGGCGCAGCAGGAGTCGATCCCGGCCGGCACCGTGCTCACCACCGACACGGTGTTCAACCGCGGCACCGGCGAAGGCTGGGCGACGGACGGCGACGTTTAA
- a CDS encoding Lrp/AsnC family transcriptional regulator, with amino-acid sequence MAAIELDRTDLLVLAELQRSGRLTNAELAERVHLSASACLRRVQRLEREGVIAGYRAEVDPDRLGLGLLAFVRVQLVRHDSEAIAAFVDFVNAWDEVVACHALTGDMDYLLQIVVQDLEHFSRFLLDRLLNQAGVADVNSSFVLRTVKAFRGMPLPAR; translated from the coding sequence ATGGCCGCTATCGAACTCGACCGGACCGACCTGCTGGTACTCGCCGAACTGCAGCGCAGCGGCCGCCTGACCAATGCCGAGCTGGCCGAGCGCGTCCACCTTTCGGCCTCGGCCTGCCTGCGCCGGGTGCAGCGGCTGGAGCGCGAGGGGGTCATCGCGGGCTACCGCGCCGAGGTCGATCCCGACCGGCTCGGCCTGGGCCTGCTGGCATTCGTCCGCGTGCAGCTGGTGCGCCACGACAGCGAGGCGATCGCCGCCTTCGTCGACTTCGTCAACGCCTGGGACGAAGTGGTCGCCTGCCACGCCCTGACCGGCGACATGGACTATCTGCTGCAGATCGTCGTGCAGGACCTCGAGCACTTCTCGCGCTTCCTGCTCGATCGCCTGCTCAACCAGGCCGGCGTGGCGGACGTCAACTCCAGCTTCGTGCTGCGTACGGTCAAGGCGTTCCGGGGGATGCCGCTGCCCGCGCGCTAA
- a CDS encoding glutathione S-transferase, whose product MSVKAVEFHGAQLIAAAVQEMRAPGRHNAANTHEAGASIRGMQLLYQTHSPYARKALVFAHEAGLAGAIEVVHHETSPTRRNEAVFARNPLGKVPVLLRPGLPALFDSDVICAYLDTLHRGPRLIPAEGEQRWHALRVQAVAQGLADAGIAVRWETVRRPPQLRYPPLRDGHIAKLESSYDWLERELDVDTLHVGHVAVATALDWLEFRQLPGFRAGRPRLGAWFDAFAARPSMRATPLSGETQD is encoded by the coding sequence TTGTCGGTCAAAGCGGTCGAGTTCCATGGCGCGCAGCTTATCGCGGCCGCCGTGCAGGAAATGCGCGCGCCGGGGCGCCACAACGCCGCCAACACGCACGAAGCCGGCGCCAGTATTCGTGGCATGCAACTTCTCTATCAGACCCACTCCCCCTACGCCCGCAAGGCGCTGGTGTTCGCCCACGAGGCCGGCCTGGCTGGCGCTATCGAGGTCGTCCACCACGAGACCAGCCCGACCCGCCGCAACGAGGCGGTGTTCGCGCGCAATCCGCTGGGCAAGGTGCCGGTGCTGTTGCGGCCCGGCTTGCCGGCGCTGTTCGATTCCGACGTGATCTGCGCGTACCTGGATACCCTGCACCGCGGTCCGCGCCTGATTCCCGCCGAAGGCGAACAGCGCTGGCATGCACTGCGCGTGCAGGCGGTTGCGCAGGGTCTGGCCGACGCCGGCATCGCGGTGCGCTGGGAAACGGTCCGGCGTCCGCCGCAACTGCGCTATCCGCCCCTGCGCGACGGCCATATCGCCAAACTCGAAAGCAGCTACGACTGGCTCGAGCGCGAGCTCGACGTCGACACGCTGCATGTCGGCCATGTCGCCGTTGCCACCGCGCTGGACTGGCTGGAGTTCCGCCAGCTGCCCGGGTTCCGCGCCGGACGCCCGCGACTGGGCGCGTGGTTCGACGCGTTCGCCGCCCGGCCGTCGATGCGGGCCACGCCCTTGTCGGGCGAGACGCAGGATTAG
- a CDS encoding Lrp/AsnC family transcriptional regulator, with amino-acid sequence MELDRFDRQLLNLVQEDCGQTADQLAEHVALSPSAIQRRLRRLREQGVIERESAIVDPRAVGRPTIFIVSLQVERERPDLMAQLRKWLAAQEHVQQAFYVTGEADFVLVVTAPDAESYDALMGRLVSENPNVARFTTNVAMSVVKRGLTIPVAIDD; translated from the coding sequence ATGGAACTCGACCGCTTTGACCGACAACTGCTGAACCTCGTGCAGGAGGATTGCGGGCAGACCGCCGACCAGCTCGCCGAGCATGTTGCGCTGTCGCCGTCGGCGATCCAGCGGCGGCTGCGCCGCCTGCGCGAGCAGGGCGTGATCGAGCGCGAATCGGCGATCGTCGACCCCAGGGCCGTCGGCCGCCCGACGATCTTCATCGTCTCGCTGCAGGTCGAGCGCGAGCGCCCGGACCTGATGGCGCAACTGCGCAAATGGCTGGCTGCGCAGGAGCACGTGCAGCAGGCGTTCTACGTGACCGGCGAGGCCGACTTCGTGCTCGTCGTCACCGCGCCCGACGCCGAGTCCTACGATGCCTTGATGGGCCGACTGGTCAGCGAGAACCCGAACGTCGCCCGCTTCACCACCAACGTGGCGATGAGCGTGGTCAAGCGCGGCCTGACCATCCCGGTGGCAATCGACGACTGA